In one Winogradskyella sp. MH6 genomic region, the following are encoded:
- a CDS encoding class I SAM-dependent methyltransferase: protein MNKYTNYFDVNKETWNKKVAVHAESKMYDLESFKSGKSSLMPYELKALRDVNGKSLLHLQCHFGQDTLSWQRMGAQCVGVDLSDEGIKLAKKLNDELKLDAEFICCNVLDTSKHINKTFDIVYTSYGVIGWLPDLKPWAKMIAERLKVDGTFYMVEFHPILWMFDYVDGKPKLKYHYSQDEVIYEEYEGTYANQSSKMVSKEYGWNHGLSEVINALIEAGLQTDHLNEYDESPYDVFPDLIKTETGLYKMKNQLFPMIFEIKATKK from the coding sequence ATGAATAAGTACACTAATTATTTTGATGTTAATAAGGAAACCTGGAACAAAAAAGTAGCTGTACATGCAGAAAGTAAGATGTATGATTTAGAGTCTTTTAAATCAGGCAAATCTTCTTTAATGCCATATGAATTGAAGGCTTTGAGAGATGTCAATGGAAAATCGCTTTTACATCTACAATGTCATTTTGGACAAGACACCTTAAGTTGGCAACGTATGGGAGCGCAATGTGTTGGTGTAGATTTAAGTGATGAAGGTATAAAGCTTGCCAAGAAGCTTAATGACGAATTGAAGCTTGATGCTGAGTTTATATGCTGCAATGTTTTAGACACATCAAAGCACATTAATAAAACCTTTGATATTGTCTATACGAGTTATGGAGTTATTGGATGGTTACCCGACTTAAAGCCTTGGGCTAAGATGATTGCTGAACGCCTTAAGGTTGATGGTACTTTTTATATGGTTGAATTTCATCCTATTCTTTGGATGTTTGATTATGTTGATGGTAAACCAAAACTAAAATATCATTACAGTCAAGACGAGGTGATTTATGAAGAATACGAAGGTACGTATGCTAATCAATCTTCAAAAATGGTGAGTAAGGAATATGGCTGGAATCATGGGTTGAGTGAAGTAATAAATGCTCTTATAGAAGCAGGTTTACAAACAGACCACCTTAACGAATATGATGAAAGTCCTTATGATGTATTTCCTGATTTGATAAAAACTGAAACAGGATTATATAAGATGAAAAACCAATTATTTCCTATGATTTTTGAGATTAAGGCGACAAAAAAGTAA
- the msrA gene encoding peptide-methionine (S)-S-oxide reductase MsrA, with protein MKKLLIILSISLCFNCHNQAQTNPKQQEIINAEPVEVPMEDGKAKAYFASGCFWCVEAIYESVKGVEEVYSGFSGGHTDDITYEKSHSGTTGHAEAVEVIYDPEVVSFSTLVDVYFGSQNPTQVNGQGPDKGPQYRSIIFYQNDEQKQIIEDKKAALAKELDATVAAEVYPFLKFYKASDYHQDFEKRNPNQSYVRAVSIPRLNRFKAKFPELLKDEEKH; from the coding sequence ATGAAAAAGTTACTTATTATTTTAAGCATAAGTTTGTGCTTTAATTGTCATAACCAGGCGCAAACCAATCCAAAACAACAAGAAATAATTAATGCAGAACCTGTAGAAGTTCCTATGGAAGATGGTAAGGCAAAAGCCTATTTTGCCAGTGGATGTTTTTGGTGTGTAGAAGCAATTTATGAAAGTGTAAAAGGTGTTGAAGAGGTTTACAGTGGTTTTTCAGGAGGACATACAGATGATATTACTTATGAAAAAAGTCATTCTGGTACAACAGGACATGCAGAAGCTGTTGAAGTGATTTACGATCCAGAGGTTGTGAGTTTTTCAACATTGGTAGATGTGTATTTTGGTTCTCAGAATCCGACGCAAGTTAATGGTCAAGGGCCAGATAAAGGACCACAATACCGATCAATCATATTTTATCAAAATGATGAGCAAAAACAAATTATAGAGGATAAGAAAGCAGCTCTTGCAAAAGAATTAGACGCAACAGTCGCAGCTGAAGTATATCCATTCTTAAAATTTTATAAGGCTTCAGATTATCATCAGGATTTTGAAAAGCGAAATCCAAATCAAAGTTATGTGAGAGCAGTTTCTATTCCTCGATTAAATCGTTTTAAAGCAAAATTTCCTGAATTATTAAAAGACGAAGAAAAACATTAA
- a CDS encoding zinc ribbon domain-containing protein: protein MAKKAEVTVEERLRALYDLQLIDSRVDEIRNVRGELPLEVRDLEDEVEGLNTRLEKLNDSLAVIDDEIKGKKNLIEEAKALIKKYSEQQNNVRNNREYNSLTKEIEFQELEIQLAEKHIKEFKAQIEQKKDVISETKDRLKDRKDHLKHKKGELNEILKETEKEEEALIGKSEEYQKKIDERLVKAYLRIRNNVKNGLAVVPIERGASGGSFFTIPPQVQVEIASRKKVITDEHSGRILVDAALADEEKEKMDKLFAKLAK from the coding sequence ATGGCGAAAAAAGCTGAAGTGACTGTAGAAGAGCGTTTAAGAGCGCTTTATGATTTACAGTTAATTGACTCTAGAGTAGATGAAATAAGAAATGTAAGAGGAGAACTTCCTTTAGAAGTAAGAGATTTAGAAGATGAGGTAGAAGGGTTGAATACCAGACTAGAGAAATTAAATGACAGTCTTGCTGTTATAGATGATGAGATTAAAGGAAAGAAAAATTTAATCGAAGAAGCAAAAGCTTTAATCAAAAAGTATAGCGAGCAACAAAACAACGTTAGAAATAACAGAGAATACAATTCCTTAACTAAGGAAATTGAATTTCAGGAATTAGAAATTCAATTAGCTGAAAAGCATATCAAAGAATTTAAGGCGCAAATAGAGCAGAAAAAAGATGTTATTTCTGAAACTAAAGACCGTTTAAAGGATCGTAAAGATCACCTTAAGCACAAAAAAGGTGAGCTAAACGAAATCTTAAAAGAAACTGAAAAAGAAGAAGAAGCGCTTATTGGTAAATCTGAAGAGTACCAAAAGAAAATTGATGAGCGTTTAGTAAAAGCATATCTAAGAATTAGAAATAACGTAAAGAATGGTTTAGCTGTTGTGCCAATAGAGCGTGGTGCATCTGGTGGTTCTTTCTTTACTATTCCACCACAAGTGCAAGTAGAAATTGCTTCACGTAAAAAAGTAATTACTGATGAGCATAGTGGTCGTATCTTAGTAGACGCTGCTTTAGCAGATGAAGAAAAAGAAAAAATGGATAAGTTATTTGCTAAGCTAGCAAAGTAA
- a CDS encoding Nif3-like dinuclear metal center hexameric protein: MIVQDVINHLHELAPLNYAEDFDNVGLLVGDKNQTVSGILVALDTLEAVVDEAIENNCNLIVSFHPIIFKGLKKLTGKTYVERVVIKAIQHNIAIFSIHTALDNAFQGVNSIICNQLQLQNKKILMPQSGTLKKLQTYVPKDNAEALRVALFNAGAGNIGNYDSCSFNLEGKGTYRGNEDSNPTIGKQGDLHTESETQISVVFAKHLEAKVLKALFNTHPYEEVAYEVTTLDNSNQYIGMGMIGELKTEMDEIECLKYIKQKMNTECVRYSKLLGKPIKKIAVLGGSGSFAIGAAKASGADLLVTADLKYHDFFSAENSIVLADIGHYESEQFTKSFLVDYLSKKITNFAVVLSKTNTNPVKYL, from the coding sequence ATGATAGTACAAGACGTAATAAATCATTTACACGAGTTAGCACCCTTAAACTATGCTGAAGATTTTGATAATGTAGGCCTTTTGGTAGGTGATAAAAATCAAACAGTTTCGGGTATTTTGGTAGCCTTAGATACGCTTGAAGCCGTTGTTGATGAAGCCATAGAAAACAATTGTAATCTTATTGTAAGTTTTCATCCCATTATTTTTAAAGGTCTAAAAAAGTTAACAGGTAAAACGTACGTAGAGCGTGTGGTGATAAAAGCTATTCAACATAATATTGCCATTTTCTCCATACATACGGCTCTAGATAATGCATTTCAAGGTGTAAATTCTATAATATGCAATCAGTTACAATTACAGAATAAGAAGATTTTAATGCCCCAATCAGGTACACTAAAAAAGTTACAAACCTATGTGCCAAAAGATAATGCAGAAGCATTAAGAGTAGCTTTATTTAATGCTGGTGCAGGTAATATTGGTAATTATGATTCTTGCAGTTTTAATCTTGAAGGCAAAGGAACTTACAGAGGTAACGAAGATTCTAATCCTACAATAGGAAAACAAGGTGATTTGCATACCGAAAGTGAAACTCAAATTTCAGTTGTGTTTGCGAAACATCTTGAGGCTAAAGTTTTAAAAGCACTTTTTAATACACATCCATACGAAGAAGTTGCTTATGAAGTCACTACTTTAGATAATTCTAATCAATATATAGGAATGGGAATGATAGGTGAGCTTAAAACTGAGATGGATGAGATTGAATGTCTAAAATATATAAAGCAAAAAATGAATACTGAGTGTGTTAGGTATTCAAAATTATTAGGCAAACCAATAAAAAAGATAGCAGTTTTGGGAGGTTCGGGTAGTTTTGCAATTGGCGCAGCAAAAGCTTCTGGTGCAGACTTATTGGTTACCGCAGACCTTAAATATCATGATTTTTTTAGTGCAGAAAACAGTATTGTATTGGCAGATATAGGTCATTATGAGAGCGAACAGTTCACAAAATCGTTTTTAGTAGACTATCTCTCGAAAAAAATTACTAATTTTGCAGTCGTTTTATCAAAGACAAATACAAATCCGGTAAAGTATTTATAA
- the lpxK gene encoding tetraacyldisaccharide 4'-kinase, which translates to MKFLRIILFPVVPIYYLITWFRNWLFDKGIKSSKSYDIPIICVGNLSTGGTGKTPMIEYLIRLLKDKKSVATLSRGYKRITEGYEIADQGATADTIGDEPYQFYRKFKDIKVAVDGNRQNGIAQLLKLEDKPEVILLDDAYQHRKVKAGFNILLTAYYNLYGNDIVLPTGNLREPKSGAKRADIIVVTKCPADISESEKSKISKDLKIKPHQKLVFSSINYAEKVISSHSEIALQSLSEFTLVTGIANAKPLVEFLKNKGLKFNHLEFPDHYSFRINDIEELAKKELIITTEKDFVRLTDNESLESKLFYLPIEITIDRKDVFDDAIKSFVDY; encoded by the coding sequence GTGAAATTTCTACGCATCATATTGTTTCCTGTTGTGCCAATTTACTATTTGATTACGTGGTTTAGGAATTGGTTATTCGACAAAGGTATTAAGTCTTCAAAATCGTATGATATTCCTATTATTTGCGTTGGAAACCTTAGTACTGGTGGCACAGGAAAAACACCGATGATAGAGTATTTGATTCGATTACTAAAAGATAAAAAATCTGTTGCTACTCTTAGCAGAGGTTACAAACGTATAACTGAAGGTTACGAGATAGCCGATCAAGGTGCAACCGCAGACACCATTGGTGATGAACCTTATCAATTTTACAGAAAATTTAAGGATATAAAAGTTGCTGTAGATGGCAATCGTCAAAATGGTATTGCACAGTTGCTAAAATTAGAGGATAAACCTGAAGTTATTTTACTAGACGACGCATACCAACACCGAAAAGTAAAAGCTGGTTTTAATATCTTGCTTACAGCTTATTACAACCTCTATGGTAATGACATTGTATTACCAACAGGAAACTTACGAGAACCAAAATCTGGTGCTAAGCGTGCTGATATTATTGTTGTAACTAAATGCCCTGCAGATATCTCTGAAAGTGAAAAAAGTAAAATATCTAAAGACCTAAAAATAAAGCCACATCAAAAATTAGTATTCAGCTCTATAAACTATGCTGAAAAGGTTATTTCTTCGCATTCTGAAATAGCATTACAATCTTTATCAGAATTTACGCTTGTAACTGGTATTGCTAATGCGAAACCTTTAGTTGAATTTCTAAAAAATAAAGGGTTAAAATTTAATCATTTAGAGTTTCCTGATCACTATAGCTTCAGAATAAATGATATTGAAGAATTGGCAAAAAAAGAATTGATTATTACTACGGAAAAAGATTTTGTTCGATTAACCGACAATGAAAGTTTAGAATCTAAATTATTCTACCTTCCTATTGAAATCACTATTGATAGAAAAGATGTTTTTGATGATGCTATTAAATCTTTTGTAGACTACTAA
- a CDS encoding tetratricopeptide repeat-containing hybrid sensor histidine kinase/response regulator, whose translation MSRIKYHIFVFLACFSSLLFAQQGVVEDADMLALRLQERVSQAKIETDRGDYYNALNNLDKALEISKTIEDVISQGTILTKMARVRYLVGETDKGNVALGKAVELQRENNDYGNLAVSYNIQGVVYSTNEKYELALEYYNSAKNLFEQEDLEEYISEVTLNEAKAYIALGRYEEAKTQLEKTIIIAKKYEQRRVLSSALIQSGKVSSALNSNDLALSQVEEGLSIAKTYKIVENINDAYITLSEIHEKRGDYKSSLENITKHLRLSDSILDVKRENLAPGISSQFINKYKDAQNEQLKQQIDEVSAESNFTRITTILSIALITILSLLTLSLYKNNNIRLKTNNMLHKKNDELIVAKEKAELASKTKANFLSTVTHELRTPLYAVTGLTNMLLDESPKEHQVPHLKSLKFSGDYLLTFINDILQINKIEANKVELDPEVFNLKNKIENVMSALGNSAKDNGTTLHFNYEDGLPETYNGDQLKISQILINLLGNAIKFTKDGDIWVRAYKIDQKDNKYTLRFEIEDNGIGITKEKQDQMFESFSQGSVQINRKYGGTGLGLSIVKGLIKILKGKIYLKSELGKGTTFFFEIPLEKAEKVDTPTVEETKQSNKMEDLDLSNVKILIVEDNKINQMITKKILNKMGLYCDVVDNGEAAVEQVKSTDYNVVLMDIHMPGISGLEATKIIRTFNKDLVIFALTAVTLEDKMHEFGEAGFNDIISKPFKQEDFEGKLYDVLSGKEVVSSFF comes from the coding sequence ATGTCCCGAATCAAATATCACATATTTGTTTTTTTAGCATGTTTTTCTAGTCTGCTTTTTGCACAACAAGGGGTTGTGGAAGATGCGGACATGCTTGCTTTACGCCTTCAAGAGCGTGTTAGCCAAGCGAAAATAGAAACCGACAGAGGTGATTATTACAATGCTTTAAATAACCTTGATAAGGCTCTAGAGATTTCAAAAACCATTGAAGACGTAATAAGCCAAGGGACAATACTTACTAAAATGGCCAGAGTACGTTACTTAGTTGGTGAAACCGACAAGGGCAATGTGGCACTCGGAAAAGCGGTAGAATTACAACGAGAAAATAACGATTACGGAAATCTTGCCGTTAGTTATAACATTCAGGGTGTTGTATACAGCACTAACGAGAAGTATGAACTTGCTCTAGAGTATTATAATTCTGCTAAAAACTTGTTTGAGCAAGAGGATTTGGAAGAGTATATTTCTGAGGTTACTTTAAATGAAGCCAAAGCATATATTGCGCTTGGTAGATATGAAGAAGCTAAAACACAGCTCGAAAAGACGATTATCATTGCTAAAAAATATGAGCAAAGAAGAGTTTTGAGTAGTGCCCTAATTCAGTCTGGTAAAGTCTCAAGTGCACTTAACAGTAATGATTTGGCTTTGTCTCAAGTAGAAGAAGGACTTTCTATAGCAAAAACTTACAAGATTGTTGAAAATATTAATGATGCTTATATAACCCTAAGTGAGATACATGAAAAAAGAGGTGACTATAAAAGTTCATTAGAGAATATAACGAAACATCTTCGTCTTTCAGATTCTATATTAGATGTAAAGCGTGAGAACTTAGCGCCAGGAATTTCTAGCCAATTTATCAATAAATATAAAGACGCTCAAAATGAGCAGTTAAAACAACAAATTGATGAGGTGAGCGCAGAGAGTAATTTTACAAGAATTACAACCATCTTAAGTATTGCCTTAATTACAATTCTGTCGTTATTAACCTTATCGTTATATAAAAACAATAATATTAGGCTAAAGACTAACAATATGCTTCACAAAAAAAATGATGAACTTATTGTTGCTAAAGAAAAAGCCGAGCTCGCTTCAAAAACAAAAGCTAACTTTTTGTCTACGGTAACACATGAGCTAAGAACTCCGCTATATGCAGTTACAGGTTTAACAAATATGTTGTTAGATGAAAGTCCTAAGGAGCATCAAGTACCGCATTTAAAATCACTAAAATTTTCCGGAGATTATTTATTGACATTTATTAATGATATTCTTCAAATCAATAAAATTGAAGCTAATAAAGTTGAACTCGATCCAGAGGTATTCAACCTTAAAAATAAAATAGAAAATGTAATGTCTGCCTTAGGCAATTCTGCTAAAGATAATGGCACCACATTACATTTTAACTATGAAGATGGGTTGCCAGAAACTTATAACGGTGACCAATTAAAGATTTCCCAAATCTTAATCAACCTACTAGGAAATGCTATTAAATTCACAAAAGATGGTGACATCTGGGTAAGAGCGTACAAAATTGACCAAAAGGACAATAAATACACCTTACGTTTTGAAATTGAAGACAATGGCATTGGTATTACAAAAGAAAAGCAAGATCAAATGTTTGAGAGCTTCTCCCAAGGCTCCGTACAGATTAACCGTAAATACGGTGGAACAGGTCTTGGTTTGTCTATTGTAAAAGGACTTATCAAAATTCTTAAAGGTAAAATCTATTTGAAGAGTGAACTTGGAAAAGGTACCACATTCTTTTTTGAGATTCCATTAGAGAAGGCTGAGAAAGTTGATACACCTACGGTAGAAGAAACTAAACAATCAAATAAGATGGAAGATTTGGATCTAAGCAATGTTAAGATTTTAATTGTCGAGGACAATAAAATCAACCAGATGATTACCAAAAAGATTCTCAACAAAATGGGACTTTATTGTGATGTAGTTGATAATGGTGAAGCTGCCGTAGAACAAGTAAAATCAACAGATTATAATGTTGTTTTAATGGATATTCATATGCCAGGTATTAGCGGTTTAGAAGCCACAAAGATTATTAGAACTTTCAATAAGGACTTAGTCATTTTTGCGCTTACAGCGGTAACGCTAGAGGATAAGATGCATGAGTTTGGAGAAGCTGGGTTTAATGATATTATCTCTAAACCATTTAAACAAGAAGATTTTGAAGGTAAGCTATACGATGTCCTTTCTGGTAAGGAAGTAGTATCTAGTTTCTTTTAG
- the gap gene encoding type I glyceraldehyde-3-phosphate dehydrogenase: protein MIRVAINGFGRIGRRVFRLALNHPKIQIVAINDLADAKTLSHLLKYDSIHGVLNNDVSFNTHNVIVDGVEIPLFNEKHPKTINWKSVQPDIVIESTGKFKTKSELQHHINNGAKQVILSVPPIEDDIKTIVLGVNDKSIEGSETIISNASCTTNNAAPMIALIKAHFGIKQAYITTVHSYTTDQSLHDQPHRDLRRARAAGQSIVPTTTGAAKALTKIFPDLSNVIGGCGIRVPVANGSLTDITINVERDTTIEEVNSIFKKASQGALKGILEYTEDPIVSIDIVGNSHSCIFDSQMTSVIGNMVKIVGWYDNETGYSSRILDLICNLSDKKALLSNK, encoded by the coding sequence ATGATTAGAGTTGCCATAAACGGTTTCGGTAGAATTGGCCGACGTGTGTTTAGGTTAGCACTAAATCATCCTAAAATACAGATTGTAGCTATCAACGATTTGGCTGATGCTAAAACATTAAGCCACCTTCTTAAATACGATAGCATACATGGAGTTCTTAACAACGATGTATCTTTTAATACACATAATGTCATAGTAGATGGAGTTGAGATTCCGTTATTCAATGAAAAGCATCCAAAAACAATTAATTGGAAAAGCGTTCAGCCAGATATCGTTATTGAATCTACCGGGAAATTCAAAACCAAATCAGAGCTTCAGCATCATATTAATAATGGAGCCAAACAAGTTATACTATCTGTTCCGCCAATTGAAGACGATATTAAAACCATAGTTTTAGGCGTTAATGATAAAAGCATAGAAGGTTCTGAGACTATTATTTCTAATGCTTCTTGTACTACTAACAATGCAGCACCAATGATAGCATTGATCAAAGCGCATTTTGGTATTAAACAAGCTTATATTACAACCGTACATTCCTATACGACAGATCAAAGTTTACACGATCAACCGCATAGAGATTTAAGAAGAGCGAGAGCTGCAGGTCAATCTATTGTGCCAACTACAACAGGTGCAGCCAAAGCATTAACTAAAATTTTCCCTGATTTATCCAATGTCATTGGTGGTTGTGGTATTAGAGTACCTGTTGCAAATGGTTCTCTTACCGATATTACTATTAATGTTGAAAGAGATACAACTATAGAAGAAGTAAATTCTATTTTTAAGAAGGCATCTCAAGGTGCACTAAAAGGTATTTTAGAATATACCGAAGATCCAATAGTTTCAATAGATATCGTAGGTAATTCACATTCTTGTATCTTCGATTCTCAGATGACCTCTGTCATCGGGAATATGGTAAAAATAGTGGGCTGGTACGATAATGAAACGGGTTACAGTTCAAGAATTTTAGATTTAATTTGCAATTTATCGGATAAAAAAGCACTTTTGTCGAATAAATAA